One part of the Microtus ochrogaster isolate Prairie Vole_2 chromosome 16, MicOch1.0, whole genome shotgun sequence genome encodes these proteins:
- the LOC101996889 gene encoding LOW QUALITY PROTEIN: zinc finger protein 322 (The sequence of the model RefSeq protein was modified relative to this genomic sequence to represent the inferred CDS: inserted 1 base in 1 codon), giving the protein MENHLGENHRKCTLQMRDVTRELKKEKYTMFALRRXKKIYIHVHEITQIDNQICQCLEREQNFCENLARMCEKTYTGEKSYRCDMCEKTFIQSSDLISHQRIHNYEKPYKCSKCEKSFWHHLALSGHQRTHAGKKFYTCDICGKNFGQSSDLLVHQRSHTGEKPYLCNECDKCFSRSTNLIRHRRTHTGEKPFKCLECEKAFSGKSDLISHQRTHTGERPYKCSKCEKSYRHRSAFIVHKRVHTGEKPYKCGACEKCFGQKSDLIVHQRVHTGEKPYKCLECMRSFTRSANLIRHQATHTHTFKCLEYEKSFSCSSDLIVHQRIHMEEKPHQWSMCESGFFLGMDFVAQQKMRTQTEELHYKYSVCDKSFHHSSALLQHQTVRIGEDCICNVSEKGLDLSSRASETSRMS; this is encoded by the exons ATGGAAAACCACTTAGGAGAGAACCATAGAAAATGTACACTTCAGATGAGAGATGTAACCAGagaactcaaaaaagaaaaatataccatGTTTGCCCTCAGAA GGAAAAAGATTTATATTCATGTTCATGAGATTACTCAAATAGATAATCAAATTTGTCAGTGCCTTGAACGTGAACAAAATTTTTGTGAAAACTTAGCACGTATGTGTGAGAAAACATATACTGGGGAGAAATCTTATAGATGTGATATGTGTGAGAAAACCTTCATCCAAAGTTCAGATCTTATTTCGCACCAGAGGATTCATAATTATGAGAAACCGTATAAGTGTAGCAAATGTGAGAAGAGCTTTTGGCACCACTTAGCCCTTTCAGGACACCAGAgaacacatgcaggtaaaaagTTTTATACCTGTGACATCTGTGGCAAGAATTTTGGTCAGAGCTCTGATCTGCTTGTCCACCAGCGAAGCCATACAGGTGAAAAACCTTATCTGTGTAATGAGTGTGATAAATGCTTCAGTCGAAGTACAAATCTCATAAGGCACCGAAGAACTCACACAGGTGAGAAGCCATTTAAGTGTCTGGAATGTGAAAAAGCTTTTAGTGGGAAATCTGATCTTATTAGCCACCAAAGGACTCATACCGGTGAAAGACCCTACAAATGCAGTAAATGTGAGAAAAGTTATCGACACCGTTCAGCCTTCATTGTACATAAGAGAGTTCATACCGGAGAGAAGCCGTACAAGTGTGGTGCCTGTGAGAAGTGCTTTGGCCAGAAGTCAGACCTTATTGTACATCAGAGAGTCCATACCGGTGAGAAACCATATAAATGCTTGGAGTGTATGAGAAGTTTTACCCGGAGTGCCAACCTAATTAGGCACCAGGCAACTCACACTCATACTTTCAAATGCCTTGAATATGAGAAAAGCTTCAGCTGTAGCTCAGACCTTATTGTACATCAGAGAATTCACATGGAAGAGAAACCACATCAGTGGTCTATGTGTGAGAGCGGTTTCTTCCTAGGTATGGACTTTGTTGCCCAGCAGAAAATGAGGACTCAAACAGAGGAGCTGCATTATAAATACAGCGTATGTGATAAAAGCTTTCATCATAGCTCGGCCCTTCTTCAGCACCAGACAGTGCGCATTGGTGAGGACTGCATCTGTAATGTGAGTGAAAAAGGACTTGATCTCAGCTCTCGTGCGTCAGAAACCTCACGGATGTCTTGA